A window of the Algihabitans albus genome harbors these coding sequences:
- a CDS encoding thioesterase family protein, with translation MPFDAALELQRTHVQPEWLDYNGHMNVGYYVVAFDQAFDLFMDRIGIDAAYRESSGGTIFSVEAHVTYLQELLPDAPLVVTLQLLGWDSKKLNIFLRMYHAEEGFLAATLEWMSLHVDLETRRAAPMAPEVAARVEAVWQAHKDLPRPPQAGRGISLNPPK, from the coding sequence ATGCCCTTCGACGCGGCGCTCGAGTTGCAGCGCACCCACGTTCAGCCGGAATGGCTCGATTACAACGGCCATATGAACGTCGGCTACTACGTCGTGGCCTTCGACCAGGCCTTCGATCTCTTCATGGACCGGATCGGTATCGATGCCGCCTATCGGGAAAGCAGCGGCGGCACGATCTTCTCCGTCGAGGCCCATGTGACGTATCTACAGGAACTGCTGCCCGACGCGCCGCTCGTCGTGACGCTGCAACTGCTCGGCTGGGACTCGAAGAAGCTCAATATCTTCCTGCGCATGTATCACGCCGAGGAAGGCTTCCTGGCCGCCACGCTCGAGTGGATGAGCCTGCACGTGGACCTCGAGACCCGCCGCGCCGCGCCCATGGCGCCGGAGGTGGCCGCACGGGTGGAGGCGGTCTGGCAGGCCCATAAGGACCTGCCCCGTCCGCCTCAGGCCGGACGCGGTATCTCCCTCAACCCGCCGAAGTAG
- a CDS encoding RidA family protein — translation MQTTPRNPTDGIYRADDYLHALEVQGTGRLLFVSGTMGLDAQGTAPETLEEQLVLVWSNLRRILAEAEMTTDNIVRLTSYLRDAAFREANQAARLRALNGRRVPTTAIVVQTLEDDWLVEIEVIAAA, via the coding sequence ATGCAAACGACACCGAGAAACCCGACGGACGGCATCTATCGCGCCGACGACTATCTACACGCCCTGGAGGTGCAGGGCACCGGCCGGCTGCTCTTCGTCAGCGGAACCATGGGTCTCGACGCGCAAGGGACGGCGCCCGAAACCCTGGAGGAGCAACTCGTGCTGGTCTGGTCGAACCTCCGCCGCATCCTCGCCGAAGCCGAGATGACGACGGACAACATCGTGCGCCTGACCAGCTATCTGCGGGACGCCGCCTTCAGGGAGGCGAACCAGGCCGCCCGGCTGCGCGCGCTAAACGGCCGCCGCGTTCCCACCACCGCCATCGTGGTGCAAACGCTCGAAGACGACTGGCTCGTGGAGATCGAGGTGATCGCCGCGGCCTGA
- a CDS encoding Lrp/AsnC family transcriptional regulator has product MDVETEDLRLNGRQARSLDAFDRRILAALTEDARLTYAEIGRSAGLSAPAAHERVKRLKASGALAGTTTRIDAASVGKPFLAFVHVDAEGWGKSQRMMRLKRFPEVEEMHSVAGDTCVILKVRTASARDLEAFLSQLYVLPGVRGTRSFVVLSTYLERPVQAEVTSDWPEIPLPPK; this is encoded by the coding sequence ATGGATGTAGAAACAGAAGATCTTCGGCTGAACGGGAGGCAGGCGCGGTCCCTGGATGCTTTCGACCGAAGGATCTTGGCTGCGCTGACCGAGGACGCCCGCCTGACTTACGCGGAAATCGGGCGGAGCGCCGGTCTCTCGGCACCGGCGGCCCACGAGCGGGTCAAGCGGTTGAAGGCTTCGGGCGCTCTCGCCGGCACGACGACCCGTATCGACGCCGCCTCGGTCGGAAAGCCTTTCCTCGCCTTCGTGCACGTCGATGCGGAGGGCTGGGGCAAGAGTCAGCGGATGATGAGGCTGAAGCGCTTTCCCGAGGTGGAGGAGATGCATTCGGTCGCCGGCGACACCTGCGTCATCCTGAAGGTGCGGACGGCCAGCGCCCGTGACCTGGAGGCCTTTCTCTCGCAGCTCTACGTGCTGCCGGGCGTCCGGGGAACGCGGAGTTTCGTCGTTCTCTCGACCTACCTGGAGCGCCCCGTTCAGGCCGAGGTCACCTCGGACTGGCCGGAAATCCCTCTGCCGCCGAAATGA